In one window of Saprospiraceae bacterium DNA:
- a CDS encoding TonB-dependent receptor, protein MVKRLVLIFHAVILMSIAAMAQTALAGKVSDKDNGEPIIQCAIILFKNGIQVTTVVTDFDGNYSVQLDPGKYDVEARYVGYNPQRVTGINVLGGKANTLNIKMTYGLALEVVEVVEYRAPLIEKDNTTQGSVITAEKIKNMPVKNINAVAATSAGLSSVDGGNAYIRGGRSDATVFYLDGLRITGRQIPTSELEQLQVVTGGIEAQYGDVTGGIIALTSKGPSSKFSGGVEAETSEGLDPYGYRLLSLNLSGPIWKQKLTDSTYGRTILGYRVAGQYNYQKDDDPPAYPIYRATESSISRLSRDPLNLLGGTPTVSGQFLEDNEIDVLDYNPNEDNTAYDITAKLDFRPVENIDISISGNYSDVNNRFNPGDDNTTGQGAWTLLNWINNPVQDSRIYRANIRLRHRLGRLVDLGTNPGEEGAASSNIQNAYYTLQGGIQKSLTETQDWRHKDRLFDYGYIGKFPGHYQCETREGVHSGWTFLVDGFDPAGSPNPSYAALNQIGITEPQLLDGYRASNGRLSSAFDNTWSGLNNNVGGIYNRYNKTDNDLVTLQVTSGFDFLPGGSKSGRHNIQFGLVYEQRVSRSYTVAPFALWNLARLYTNNHISGVDTTVVVGFDPDCGDLYRNIITPSPESRFYREVRRKILPNIPIDSAIYQYVNVNELGANDLSLDMFSAQELTDQSAIGYSGFDYLGNKLTGNAKFEDFYKIIDADGNKAFTVAPFSPIYAGGYIQDKFTFKDIIFRLGFRVDYYDANTKVLKDPYSLYGIMGAKSFHEINGTNKPGSIGDDYKVYVTGERSTTVRAYRNGDQWYNSSGTPVNSSDQIFTSNLVFPAYVEPEDTIRSIKRATFKLDDSFEDYDPQINFMPRLAFSFPISDNSNFFAHYDILVQRPTSNAFVSPLEYYYFNDQGRTPANNPNLKPSKTIDYEVGFQQKISNSSAIKLSAYYKELRNMINRITYSRVATVGTYDSYGNIDFGTVKGFNFTYDLRRTGNIEFTAAYTLQFADGTGSDPESQSGLTQKGINIRNIFPFNYDERHRFAFTVDYRYQSGKAYNGPRIAGKDIFANAGVNLQIITASGRPYSPGTQIVRFGGSGFRGDINGARLPWNFGVDMRIDKNFSLVKGKNPLDLNIYLRVQNLFDTKNVIAVYRGSGDAKDDGYLNSDRGAAELDNVITSYGEDYVDYFVNQYNYRVLNPDNFTLPRRIFIGAILEF, encoded by the coding sequence ATGGTCAAACGTTTAGTACTCATTTTCCATGCTGTCATTCTTATGTCCATAGCCGCCATGGCACAGACCGCATTGGCGGGAAAAGTTTCGGACAAGGATAATGGTGAACCCATAATTCAATGCGCCATAATCTTATTCAAAAACGGGATCCAGGTAACCACCGTGGTCACCGATTTTGATGGAAATTATAGCGTACAGTTGGATCCGGGGAAATACGATGTCGAAGCAAGATATGTGGGTTACAATCCACAAAGAGTTACGGGCATCAACGTTTTAGGGGGTAAAGCCAATACCCTGAACATCAAAATGACTTATGGTCTTGCTCTTGAAGTTGTGGAAGTTGTAGAATACAGAGCTCCGTTAATAGAAAAAGATAATACAACTCAGGGATCCGTCATCACCGCCGAGAAGATCAAAAACATGCCGGTTAAAAATATCAATGCGGTTGCAGCTACATCTGCCGGTCTCTCCAGCGTAGACGGTGGGAATGCTTATATACGGGGAGGTCGTTCGGATGCTACCGTTTTTTATCTGGATGGTTTGAGAATCACAGGAAGACAAATACCAACTTCCGAATTGGAACAATTACAGGTGGTCACTGGGGGAATTGAAGCTCAATACGGAGATGTCACGGGAGGTATCATTGCACTCACAAGTAAAGGCCCTTCCTCCAAATTTTCAGGAGGTGTTGAGGCGGAAACTTCAGAGGGACTGGATCCTTATGGCTACAGACTGTTAAGCTTGAACCTCAGCGGTCCCATCTGGAAACAAAAATTGACTGATTCAACTTACGGGCGCACCATTTTGGGTTACCGCGTAGCTGGTCAGTACAATTATCAGAAAGACGATGATCCTCCGGCTTACCCGATCTACAGAGCCACAGAATCATCCATATCGAGATTATCAAGGGATCCTCTGAATTTATTGGGCGGAACTCCTACCGTGTCAGGCCAATTCCTGGAAGATAACGAAATCGATGTGCTCGACTACAATCCTAATGAGGACAATACGGCTTACGATATCACAGCAAAACTGGATTTCCGGCCTGTTGAAAATATCGATATCTCTATCTCGGGTAATTATTCCGATGTAAACAACCGCTTCAATCCAGGGGATGACAATACCACAGGACAAGGTGCCTGGACTTTATTGAACTGGATCAACAATCCCGTACAAGATAGTCGGATTTACCGGGCCAACATCAGATTACGCCACAGATTAGGGAGGTTGGTTGATTTAGGAACAAATCCCGGAGAAGAGGGAGCCGCAAGTTCAAATATCCAGAATGCATACTATACCCTTCAGGGAGGTATACAGAAATCCTTAACTGAAACTCAGGACTGGAGACATAAGGATCGTCTATTTGATTATGGTTATATAGGCAAATTCCCGGGCCACTATCAATGCGAAACCAGAGAAGGGGTACACTCAGGTTGGACCTTTCTCGTCGATGGTTTCGATCCTGCAGGCAGTCCTAATCCGTCTTATGCTGCACTGAATCAAATTGGAATCACAGAACCTCAGTTGCTGGATGGCTACAGGGCTTCCAATGGTAGATTGAGCTCGGCTTTCGACAATACCTGGTCAGGTTTGAACAATAACGTGGGAGGAATTTACAACCGATATAATAAGACTGATAATGACCTGGTTACTTTACAGGTTACCAGCGGATTTGATTTTCTACCCGGGGGTTCAAAAAGCGGCAGACACAACATTCAATTCGGTCTGGTATATGAACAAAGGGTGTCGAGAAGTTATACAGTTGCTCCATTTGCACTCTGGAATTTGGCCAGGCTTTATACCAATAACCATATTTCCGGTGTTGATACCACAGTAGTGGTTGGCTTTGATCCGGACTGTGGCGATTTGTACAGAAATATCATTACACCATCACCTGAATCCAGATTTTATAGAGAAGTCAGACGTAAAATATTGCCTAATATTCCTATCGACTCAGCTATTTATCAATACGTGAATGTTAACGAATTGGGTGCAAATGATTTGAGTCTCGATATGTTTTCTGCTCAGGAACTGACCGATCAGAGTGCCATTGGTTACTCTGGCTTTGATTACCTGGGAAACAAATTAACCGGAAATGCAAAATTTGAAGACTTCTACAAAATCATCGATGCCGATGGAAATAAAGCATTTACCGTAGCTCCGTTTTCTCCGATTTATGCAGGTGGATATATTCAGGATAAATTTACTTTTAAAGACATTATTTTCAGGCTCGGATTTCGCGTAGATTACTACGATGCCAATACTAAAGTGTTGAAAGATCCTTATTCTTTATATGGCATCATGGGGGCCAAATCATTTCACGAAATCAATGGCACCAACAAGCCCGGATCCATTGGAGATGATTATAAGGTATATGTCACGGGAGAACGCTCTACTACAGTTAGAGCATATCGCAACGGCGACCAATGGTACAACTCATCAGGTACACCTGTGAATTCTTCCGATCAGATCTTTACGAGTAATCTTGTATTCCCGGCTTACGTAGAACCGGAAGATACCATTCGTTCTATCAAAAGGGCTACATTTAAACTCGACGATTCATTTGAAGACTATGATCCTCAAATTAATTTTATGCCGAGGTTGGCATTTTCTTTTCCTATCTCAGACAATTCCAACTTCTTTGCACATTACGATATCTTAGTTCAAAGGCCAACTTCGAATGCATTTGTTTCACCCCTTGAATATTATTATTTTAATGATCAGGGACGCACACCGGCAAATAATCCAAATCTGAAGCCCAGCAAGACCATCGATTACGAAGTTGGTTTCCAACAAAAAATTTCCAATTCATCTGCAATAAAATTATCGGCTTATTATAAAGAATTGAGAAACATGATCAACAGAATAACCTACAGCCGCGTTGCGACTGTTGGGACTTACGACAGCTATGGAAACATCGATTTCGGTACCGTAAAGGGATTTAACTTTACTTACGATTTAAGAAGAACCGGAAATATCGAATTCACAGCTGCCTACACCTTACAGTTTGCAGATGGTACGGGTTCTGATCCGGAATCTCAATCGGGTCTGACCCAGAAGGGAATCAATATCAGAAATATCTTTCCGTTCAATTACGACGAGCGCCACAGATTTGCATTTACTGTGGACTATCGTTACCAGTCAGGCAAGGCTTATAATGGTCCAAGAATTGCTGGCAAAGATATTTTTGCCAACGCAGGAGTTAATCTCCAGATCATCACCGCATCAGGGCGTCCTTATTCGCCGGGAACACAGATCGTCCGTTTTGGCGGATCCGGATTCCGTGGAGATATCAATGGAGCGCGTTTGCCCTGGAATTTTGGAGTGGATATGCGAATAGATAAAAATTTCAGTCTGGTAAAAGGCAAGAATCCACTGGACCTTAATATTTATCTCCGCGTGCAAAACTTATTTGATACCAAGAATGTAATTGCCGTATACAGGGGTTCAGGAGATGCCAAAGACGATGGTTATCTGAATTCTGATCGCGGTGCTGCAGAACTGGATAATGTGATCACTTCTTATGGAGAAGATTACGTCGATTATTTCGTAAACCAATATAACTACAGGGTTCTGAACCCTGACAATTTTACGCTGCCTAGAAGAATATTTATAGGTGCGATATTGGAATTCTAA